One Fulvia fulva chromosome 12, complete sequence genomic region harbors:
- a CDS encoding UDP-N-acetylglucosamine transferase subunit alg14: protein MDLAAWIATFLSLALLSLPLIYHRLSTILNPDRPQPRRRRHEPVKVPRHLLIVLGSGGHTAEMIAMLRRAVNEEDSEVRLAWRDFPMRTWVISSGDSISAERVGEFEGEVADAQGGEGVGLWNVEVVPRAREIYQPLYTAPVSSLRCLGVCLGLLGKRGHPDLMLCNGPATATILVFASVMLRFFNIGGCMTRGKMRTIYVESWARVKRLSLSGWLLCRVVDRFLVQWPTLEGKGKGRAEYVGVLV, encoded by the coding sequence ATGGACCTCGCAGCCTGGATCGCAACATTCCTCTCCCTGGCCCTCCTCTCCCTCCCACTAATCTACCACCGCCTCTCCACGATCTTAAACCCCGACCGACCCCAGCCTCGACGCCGCAGGCATGAACCCGTCAAAGTCCCGCGACACCTCCTCATCGTTCTCGGCTCCGGCGGCCACACGGCAGAGATGATCGCGATGCTCCGCCGGGCTGTgaacgaggaggatagtGAAGTGAGACTGGCATGGAGAGACTTTCCGATGAGGACTTGGGTCATAAGTTCGGGAGATAGCATCTCAGCTGAGAGGGTTGGGGAATTTGAGGGGGAGGTCGCCGATGCGCAGGGTGGAGAGGGTGTTGGGTTGTGGAATGTTGAGGTTGTACCGAGGGCAAGGGAAATTTACCAGCCTCTCTACACCGCGCCGGTGTCGTCCCTTCGATGTCTGGGGGTTTGCTTGGGGCTATTGGGGAAGAGGGGTCATCCGGATCTCATGCTATGCAATGGGCCTGCGACTGCGACGATTCTGGTATTTGCAAGTGTAATGCTCAGGTTCTTCAATATCGGAGGTTGTATGACGAGGGGCAAAATGAGGACTATATATGTGGAGAGCTGGGCGAGAGTCAAGAGGTTGAGTTTGAGCGGATGGTTGCTGTGTAGGGTCGTGGACAGGTTTCTGGTGCAGTGGCCTACActggagggcaagggcaagggAAGGGCGGAGTATGTTGGAGTGCTGGTCTGA
- a CDS encoding Proline iminopeptidase, with product MVTSRLPTLSIQHIECSSGHCDRYSSTGNTTGVTMGAGYQHPPAWDSGHLPVGEVHRLYYEQYGQHDGKPVIFLHGGPGGSTAPDNAAFFDPDIYRVVLFDQRGCGKSTPHAELRENTTWHLVADIEALKAHLGITKWHVVFGGSWGSTLALAYSQTHPTSCGSLVLRGIFAMRKVETDFMFEDKGVAMIYPELWDRFVSHLKPEARSDPRDAYLRLMTADDPAVSLPAAKLWNTLEMSVSRVEPAAEDVDKVENDAWGIAHARLEAHYFVNGGFMQDGDLLKEENVEKIRHIPCSIVQGRLDLVCPARTAWELHQLLPQSKLYMIPVAGHSAKEPGTYSKLIEVCDAYAKDDF from the exons ATGGTCACATCGCGGTTGCCGACATTGTCAATCCAACATATTGAATGTTCTTCTGGTCACTGCGATCGCTATAGCAGCACAGGAAACACAACAGGCGTCACCATGGGAGCCGGCTACCAACACCCACCAGCATGGGACAGCGGCCATCTACCAGTCGGCGAAGTTCACAGGCTCTACTACGAACAATACGGCCAACATGATGGCAAACCAGTAATCTTTCTACACGGCGGTCCAGGCGGAAGTACTGCACCAGACAACGCCGCTTTCTTCGATCCTGATATTTATCGAGTCGTGCTTTTTGACCAGCGCG GCTGCGGCAAATCAACTCCCCATGCCGAGCTGCGGGAGAACACGACCTGGCACCTCGTCGCCGACATTGAAGCCCTCAAAGCTCATCTTGGCATCACCAAGTGGCACGTAGTCTTCGGTGGTTCTTGGGGCAGTACACTGGCTCTCGCATACTCACAGACTCACCCTACCAGTTGCGGCTCGCTCGTCCTGCGTGGAATCTTCGCGATGCGGAAAGTCGAGACAGATTTCATGTTCGAAGATAAGGGCGTTGCGATGATCTACCCAGAGTTGTGGGATAGGTTTGTCAGTCATCTGAAGCCAGAGGCGAGGAGCGATCCGAGAGACGCGTACTTGAGATTGATGACGGCTGATGATCCTGCCGTGAGTTTGCCAGCGGCCAAGTTATGGAATACACTGGAGATGAGTGTCAGTAGGGTCGAGCCTGCTGCTGAAGATGTTGATAAGGTTGAAAATGATGCGTGGGGTATTGCTCATGCGAGGTTGGAGGCGCACTACTTCGTCAATGGGGGTTTCATGCAGGATGGCGATCTGTTGAAGGAGGAGAACGTGGAGAAGATTAGGCACATTCCAT GCAGCATCGTGCAGGGCCGTCTTGACCTGGTGTGTCCGGCGAGGACGGCTTGGGAGCTGCACCAGCTTTTGCCGCAATCAAAGCTGTACATGATACCTGTTGCTGGTCATAGTGCGAAGGAGCCGGGCACTTATTCGAAGTTGATTGAGGTGTGCGACGCGTATGCGAAGGATGACTTTTGA